The Danio rerio strain Tuebingen ecotype United States chromosome 19, GRCz12tu, whole genome shotgun sequence genome includes the window cactatgtcctaCCTTCTTGccatgtttcatgtttttatgggaggagctacactatgtcccaccttCTTGCCAGGTTTCATGTTTTatgggaggagctacactatgtccaaCCTTCTCGCCATTTTTCGAGTTAAGATTGTCAAACcgaataaaaacaaatctactgTGTGTTTTGTTGGATTTCTATGGTTTTGATAAGCGGGTGTCCCTTGAAGATGGTGTTTCCAATGCTTCGAAACAGTGAATCATCTTGAAAAGAAGCTTTGTTTTTCTCATCAATCAGTTTTGAAATGGAGAATAAATAAATGGAGtccataattttcagttttgacatgtagtttaaataaaactaaacataaaatctTGTAAGTGagcaaaagtaaagtaaaatgtatttacatagaGCAgtggtgaccaaccctgttcctggagagccatcttcctgcagatttcagtttcaACCTATATTAAATACACCTGCtggtaattatcaagtgctgttcaggtcctaattaattgattaaggtgtgtttgatcagggtttgagCTGAACTTGAGctgaaggtcgatctccaggaacagggttgagcacccctgatataGAAGGTTCCCACTTTTGTGGACAACAAATTTAAGTACTTTCaaggattttttaaattaattttaaatctaGCACCTTTGTAGTTCACACCTTaagcatacagttgaaaccagaagtttacatacactctaaaaaaaggaacataaccatttttaaaaaaatgtctgatggtaaatcacactaaacgtttactattttaggtctgatAGGATTacttaaataatttacatttgctaaatgccagattaatgagataaaaaaaatggagaacttttttattcatttctagacagtttacatacatttccttggtattttttagctttgcttttaaagtgtataactttggtcaaatgttttggttatccttccacaagcttctcacaatagctTGAAGGAATTTTAGCCCATTCCTCCAGACAGAACTGGAGTAacagagtcagatttgttggctgtcttgctcgcacaagctttttgtcaactctgcccacaaattttcgaTAGGAtagagatcagggctttgtgatggccacacCAAAACATTCACTTATGGtatgtttggaagacccatttgtggccaagttttaaatTCCTGTCTGATGTCATGAGTTGTTGCTTCAATATTTctacacaatgttttttttttcatgatgccatctatgctgtgaagtgtaccagtccctcctgcaacaAAAcaaccccacaacatgatgctgccacccccatacttcacagttgggatggtgttcctaggcttgtaagcttttccctttgtcctccaaatggaAAACTGgtcagttcaatcttagttccatcagaccaaaGGACAGGTCTCCAAAAAATTGTCTTTTTCCCAGTTTAATTTAGccaattgtaatctggcttttttgttgattctggcttgttgattttcccatgttgtcacacaaggaagaggtgtgtttgaggttttccttaaatactattcttcagttgtgcctccaatttactcaaatgttgtcaattagccaatcagaagcttccaaaaccttgacaccatcatcatcatctgagctttttcagaggcataataattgtactgtatgtaaatttgactttcaagaaaagttaaaaCGATTTCTCAAAAAGAATCTCTAATTATtgtgctattaagcataacagacaTAAATTTGaaaatcctaacttacctaaaagcgAAAAAgcttagtcacattaacatctgacttttttaaatggttatatgcctttttatacagtatatgtaaacttctggtttcaccTATATATAATGCCATGAAAGTCTTTTCTGTACTTAACAATACTTATTATTTACATCAAAATGTCATAATGATATTTTGAATATGtcattttttaaagatgttgaccGATTTAAACATCTTTTTTACAGTTATGTTTAAAGAAATGTAATGCAAATATTTGAATTCATGCATTCCTTTTCTTTAccgctaagtccctttattaatctggggtcgccacagcaaaatgaaccgccaacttatccagcatatgttttacgcagtggttgcccttccagctgcaacccatcactgtgaaacatccatacacactcattcacacaatttagccttcccaaatCACCAAATCATccaaatcacatggcagcaactcaatgcatttaggcatgtagacatgatcatgacgatctgctgcagttcaaaccgaaaaTCAGAGTGGAGAATTAAGCTGTTTTAAGTGTCTCTgagtgtggcatggttgttggtgccagactgagTTGGGccgggctggtttgagtatttcacaaactgctgatctactgggattttcacgcacaaccatctctggggtttacagcttccagcaggataatgcaagaacccatgtttgttttttagtactttccaggccttgaattaTGTCTGAAATTTTAGAAGTGTTTAGCACATAAACATAGAAAAGCTATCCAAGGTGCTTAagagtaaaaaaattttttaaataaaacaaaatggacaacacaaacaataaaataccaaagtaaatataattaaaatgccaAAGCGAAAAGATATGTTTTTAACCTTGCTTtaaaaacagtaatgagtcaAATCTAATTGCAACCGGTATTGCAATATCTTTTAGCCTACAACATGGCTAGACAATATGACTTGAATTTAATAATCAACTTTTACTTAATCTCTCACTCAGAGGCTTGGCCACTGTTACTGTTGAATAATAATGACTGCGATAGGCACCTGCGTCTGTGTCGGCGTTCCTTGCTGTCACCGCGGCGCTCCCTGCTTCTCCTCTCTCTGCTCCTTCTCTTCCGTTCTCGACTGCGGCTGCGGGACGGACTGCGTCGCCGGTGCCGGTTCTCCTTGTCCCTCTctgagaccaaaaaaaaaaaaaagaaatgcattagcatccaaaaaagaaaaaaaagagaatcaGTACTGCAAGCTCCTAAAGTAAATGAGAGGACGGAAAGAAGGTGGTAAACAGAAGACAAAGCCCATTCCAGCTGCAGAATGAAAGAAAACGAAAGGTTTGGCACAGAATTATGCAGGTTTTCTGATTTCACAGTGAGTATCTAGGGGCAAACGGAAGATTAGAGGGAAAGGAAGGAGACAGGTTGTGTTTGCTTTTCTGAACCTCATTCTGGGATACCCACCATGACCGTTTAGACTGTCACCTGTGCGGAAGAGAAAAAGGGACACAGGAGGTTATTCCAGCTCATTTAAAACATCCTATTCTTTCATGCAAAGAGATTACGGTCAGCCTGACTGGACGACTGCTGATCTGGCAAAAATGAACACACAGAACGCCTGCAGAAGGGCCCTATGATTTTCATTATTGAAGTTAGGCTAAAGTTGGCTTTGTAATCGCACATTTCACCGTCTTATTAAAATTTCAGAAAAGCATTCTTTGGAAATTCAAAATCATACTTGAAATATGACTGTACACTATATATTGTTTCTATATCACAATACATGTATCCGCTTGTGGACtttaatcaggtttattttgtacattaaggATGTCAATAcaacagtggatattaacgtgtatccagtcacatttgctgtgcaaaaacattgcaaagctaaatgtgtgtgtgtgtgtgtaagcgttCGATCGTTATAACGACattttgtgtgactcatcattgcagaaaggcttgaattaactacACAACAAATAACCGTTGAGAAAGATCTTACTGTtgtaagggagatctgcttcattcttgtcagTCACTGTGCTGTTTGTTTACGTGAAGGCTAAAGGCTGGttcatacttctgcgtcaagtgatcggcatgacccacagcgcatgcaactcgcgtagctgtgcatttatacttctgcgcgttgtctctgttgttctgcaataacacttccaaaacactagttggcagtgaggtattaatgttcctttgtgtcgagtttcttccctggtgttttgtttttccttaatgcttcctgaatgtacatgtggctcaaactcgcttattttgaggcaggaaccggcgggcgtgcaacaactttaatcatgaggtaaacacaaaacaaaactttccttacggagcttcttcacgggactccacacttgtaaacaatcgctccatcgggctcgtgaCTCGttagtgctaccaagccgaccaattacagtgcttgcgctacgcgtcgttgtgacgtgtagttaatttttttaaaaggtgtgCATTAGCGACGCTGACtgccacggcaaagggctatgtGTTAACGCGTAGGCTGCACCCTAGCATAcgcgtgcacttgacgcagaaatataaatcagcttTAAGCCTCTGTCatgcatgtgggaacggtgggcgggaagaatgagctcatttgcattaaaagcacaggcaacaaaaactgcTACAATATCCTAACAGCCCAAAtttcccagatttaaaaaggtataataaataatctgatgggtgcattaagctgaaactttacagacacattctggagacaaaagatttatattaaatcttgtaaaagggttaaaataggtgccctttaagagagCTTAATTGTATCCGTGTAGATATACAATGAATATTACacagtgttgttttacatttgacaattaaatttgtgtatctgaattagggctggacgatatggcaaaatTTATCACGATATATTTCTTAAATTCAGTCGATACATTATAATTTTGATATCtatatggacaatattaaaaagccaGGAAAAAACTAGCAAGACAAGACAGCACAGCACACAATGGATGTCTGTACCcacaaatgtctgcaaactgaacTTGCAAAGTCTATCATAACATCCAGGCCcttattacctttttttttataactttaaataaaaactgtacaaaaatGAATGTTTCCTTTTTATTCGTATttatttagcctttacaaacaagaaatgtgaaataGACTATCAAATAAATCAAACTCTAAGACCCAGCTTGTCTAATAATGTCTAATAATtacagaatattaatgatgatgaaaataacaataatagttacAATGAATAACATTACTCATTAGATGCTGCTTTGAATGTGCTTggatgtaagttatctgctataaaaagtctgttactttatgaaaaatacacttatggtttgcatcaaacaaaaatgaagcattgcagtaagaaatatttatttcgCACTGCTGTTTTTTatacatgtcaatttaataatatttctgctacaaaacaaacgaaagACTAAAATAAATCATCCAATTTAAtactgaaagctgcaaaacagtcatcagtaactaaataaaaaaacatctcaaGAAGGAACGGACAAacgaaagtaaagtctcacttctatcggATTCTATTGAATTGATTTTTTTGTTGATAGATTTGGCTTTCATCATTTAATATAactataatatcatataatataactaTAACTAAAAAAGTtcatcatttaataaaacatgatAGATTTTTGACAGGGGGGGTTTATTGGAATAAGAgaccatttttaaatttaattaaaaagaaattatattattattattatatttgtaaaaaatgaaatgttaaacatTCAATGTTTTCGACTGATTAGAAATGTTTATGATGCACAAAATTGAACTTAACTATTcagaaaatgaaaacagaaataaataaatcataggGCTCTTCTGCAGTTACAAGatgatcagttttttttaataatgacgAGTCATTCCTGGAAAAACAAATCCACAAATCTGTGTCTGttgtaggcatgggctggtataagataacggtgtgataaccttgaaggaaaaaaataataataatcacagttTCATGGTATCATGATAACTGCTTTGAAAAAAAGTTCTTTccaaatgtctgggtaaaaacaaacttttttttccactttgaacacagtatattttattttaagaaacattcataatattttaaaacagcaaacatgtcaggctaaataactcaaataaatcattgacttctgctgttttttttaagtttcaataacacagatttctttacaatacaaagaaaaacacataaaaaaaaccttacatatccggtataacagaaaatcttagcagttttaaaaccttgaaaccggttaccATCCCATGCCTAGTCTGTGCATTTAAAGTGTCATGAGTGAAGGATGAAAGTGAgatacatttcatgcactgaaaACAAAGTTTCAAAAATTTTTTCATTCATCAGAATCcatttaattttcacattttaccatgatttacagaagaaACTAAAGTAAATATaggaaaataaagatattttcatGTATAGCGGAAACGAGAATTATCAATAATTAAAATGGAGGTCcaaataggcatgggccggtataataTTGGATAAAAATAGCACGGTTTCATAGTATTGTGGCTAtttctctaaaatatattatttttaaacgtctgggtaaaaaactacaactttttttttttttaccattagacaaaatatatatatttattttttaagaatcattttaattattttgctaaacgtcaggctaaataattcaaatgaatcattggcttctgctgtcttcagtcttaagtttcaaaaacagatttctttacaatttaaaacagcatcttcggatatcttttctgcttgacttttcaaaaccgtggtataccttgataGCAGTTTTCGTCCCATGCCTAGGTCCAAATGATTCATTTCTTGCTATTTAAATTGTATACTTTGCCATTATATCTGAAGTATACAATgctattagggctgtgcaattaatcaaaaattctgattagattttggcttctaacaattatgataaaacattaatcgagataaaacgattattgcatcatataccagccccgttccagttgtacacatttgtagcTCTGCAAGCTCAGTTCCACATGAAAATTACTAAAAGCATTACTGTAATGCTGTACTGAAATGCagtactgtaatgtaacttttgcagcatgggatgcgcgccgttcattgatgtacattcacATCATTCATGCTTTTAAATGCGCAGAGGAGATTGCATGCTGTTATGTGTGCGCGCGCTAAGCCTCGGAGACGAGCAGAGTACACACATCTAAAGACAtattaatgtgagcgctttaatggtcaaatacatgcaaatttgtgtcaaaatgcggtgtttagtgattatttatattaacctttatttatgtgataaacaaacgagttgagaatcaaaagacatgtgaaagtgaAACTATTAATCAGAACCGTACTGCGCTTAAAGTGACAGCACACTATATTCCTGtcgactgtttttatcattaatcaaacaacaaaagggcGAAAATctctcactgctcttgactaaagaagttttttttttcttacagtgaagatgcttaaagcacagtttgtttaatatttttattctattatttttccCCCTTATTTACAGGGaagaaaataactatatatatatatatatatatatatatatatatatatattaagggggctaataatattgatcataAAATAGttctcaaaatatttaaacctgcttttattctagccaaaatcaaacaaataagactttctccataagaaaaaaatattataggaaatactgcaaaaaattccttgctctgttaaacatcatttgggaaatacttattaaaaaataaataaattcacaagagggctaacaattttgaccaactaaatcgttttgaataatcgtgattacaactatgaccaaaataatcgtgattatgatttttcccatagtCAAGCAGCCCTCATTGCTATTATATGTCCTTTGTTTGCTCATCATTTCACACGTTACTTTCTATTTGtactttttaattacattaaataccTATAACAAGTGTGATTATTTTACAATACAGCTTATAAAAGTCATACACATATAGTAGTTTAATTACGTACAATAACACACgtgcaaaatttaaataatagcattttaataactaaaatcttgaataaaaacttaaaacatccACAGACCAATTTTGCGCGTTCTTGCAtcagttatgtttaaaaataaccaataaaacGACCAACATTAGACGTATTGAGATAATTGCATTTCCGTACACATCGATACGTGAATTTTTCCCCGTAACTTACTATGTTACGCAGGTGAATGCTGTATAAATCAGTAAATGATGCACATCCATACTCACCTTGTTTATTTTCAGACAGCTGTCTCTCAAATTCATCAAAATCAGACATCCTGGTGTTTTGATCAAACTTCAGCTAACACGCCGTTTTCCTTAGATAGCTTTATTCCCGTCACACGCTATTACAGGAGACCAACTATAAAACGCagatgttttaaaaatttaacacAAGCATAAAGACTTTGCCGAAATACACCTATAACGTTATTTGCGCAGAGGTTGAAATAAACGCTTTGCTTGAGAAGGTTGTTAGCAGCTAATGCTAAACGGAACCACTGCGGAGCACGAATAAAAGGCTTGCGTCGATAATGTTTAAGATTTAACCATTTCGTTATAACGATTAGCCGTTTAGATGTATTTCCTGATACTCAAATTGAGCTAATAGTCCTTATTGATTGAGGTTAAGTGTAGCTCGTTTTGACCAAAGGGGCTAACCGCTTATTCCGCGTTGGCGGATGCGCTCATCTTTTCCTCACGGTAAAAACTCGCTGAACAAAAACACTGATGACATGCGACCCCTAAAGGCCCGGAGTGAAGGTTTAACCCAATTCAAGCGTTGTAGTCCTATCCAtggctttttaaatatattatcttgCACATAAACTGGCCGAAGGACGCCGTGACGTGAAGCTAAAAATGGTTAATAACAGCAAGGAAACAAATAGTGATATGaaatccctgctaaaaaatccagcttaaaccagcctaggctggttggctggttttagctggttgaccaggctggttttagagggtttttggccatttccaggctggtttccagccatttccagtctggtcttagctggtcaggctggaaaatgaccagctaaatccagctaaaaccagcttgaccagcctggtttaagctggacatagctggttttggctgggctcccagcctgcttaagctggtaaagctggttttagctggtcatcttccagcctgaccagctaaaacccggctggaaatggctggaaaccagcctggaaatggccaaaacccctctaaaaccagcctggtcgaccagataaaaccagccaaccagcctaggctggtttaagctgtttttttcagcagtgatatgtatatatatatatatatatatatatatatatatatatatatatatatatatatatatatatatatatatatcacaacaACAAAAGTTACAATGTTTAAACATGGTTTTAGCATTATATTTAACGTCAACGAAGTACTATAAGTCAGAAGCTCTATTTTCTGAATGAACCATGTCCTCAATAAAAATATTAGGTTTCCCTGCTAAAaagaaaacagcttaaaccagccttgacaggttggctggttttagctggtcgaccagccatAGTTTTAGAGGCGTTTTGGCCATTTCAAGCCTGGTCTTAAATGGTCAGGTAGAAAAATGACCAACAGAATCCAGCTTGACCAACCTGGTttaggctggacatagctggttttagctgggctcccagtctgactaggctggtcaagctggttctagatggtcatctcccagcctgaccagctaagaccaggctggtaATGGCCTGGAACCCTCAAAAACCATGCtggttaaccagctaaaaccagtcaatgCTGgtataagcagtttttttttagagGGATTGCTTCTCTAACAAAAACAATCAACatcactacaaaaaaaaaaaaaaaaaaaaaaaaaaaaacgctccaATATTTTCATGTTTATACACAACAAAAATTGTGTTGACAATTGTGGTATGATTTTATAGAGTAGAAATACAAAAGTAAACCCTTGTGACATGAATACATGTAATACATGAATATGAAAAAGTTGTATTacagtcaaacattatttatttacgcTTTGGCTAAAGAATCAATTTACAGCAAAAAGCTGGTTTAGAAATGCtctaaaataaatttagaaagtttaaaaataattaaggCCTTTATACTTTCTTTTGCATGATTGCAAGTGATgaactttattttaaatcaacatcCTTTAGCATGAAGTGTGATCAGTATACAAAACCGAAGTGTTACCTTACATGATACCCGGACAAAAAGTGAGTTGTCCAAAGTTTACAACAAGAAACTCAAGCATATACACAAAACAAGAAAAGGTAACCCCTCATATACAGTGGCTGACTAACTATCTTACATTTCTTTTTAACTTTGGAGTCTAATTAGCATAAATAACTGGCACATAGTTGGGACTTCACTCCTTATGTGTCAATCTATAACTGAGGTAGAAAAAAGGAGCCCATGAAAGTTCAGTGTTTAAACTTCAACACCACTGACACACATTTTTGGAAATTCAGTGCCTGAACCTGTAGGAAATGGGCAGCAAGAGGTTGGTTTTCTTCAAGGTCTGCACCTTTGCGTGAGCTTCCTCATCAAGAGCTTTATAGCAGCGTCTGGCATAATCCAGAAGCTTCTCCTTGGAGGAATCAAACTCTCCAACCTCAGACAACTTCTCAGGAGCAACTAAGAGCATTTCAGCAATGGGAGTAGTGGAGGCGACGGTGTTTCTGTCAACCCCGTGGACCTGAAAGGCTCTAGACATGCTCTTCAGCTTCTGATAGGTCACGAGGATCTTATTGTAGCGGAGCAGAACACCAGCAGGGTCTTTCACTGCAAACGAAATGGCAGAAATTATTCCAAAAGGAACTTAAGTATGGAAAAATAGAGTTTGATTTTATACATATGAAGAATACTCACCCCTTTGTCTTTCCATGCTTCGTGCGAAACGGAAGACGCGTCGTCGTTTCACCCTCATTTGGCCACTCAGCCTGCCTGTACAACTTTTACGTGAGGTTTTATCCTCTGAAATGTTACCATCGTCATCTGTAATGAGCTGTTCCTCTTCCACATAATCTTCCTCCGCTATATACTCTTCCTCTTCAAtcacctcctcctcttcttcttcttcctgacCTGtgtgaaacaacaacatgatttAAACcccatttaaattattattaataataataacaacaataataataccctaataatacattcatttcttgatatatatatatatatatatatatatatatatatatatatatatatatatatatatatatataaaatctagcATTTTCATAaacatgcactttttaaaaatgttttaactattttaaaaatcacgatcgcaatgtatatatccatgcctaatatccgatggccacaaagtgattaattttttataaattgttaacatttttgcatttgtaatgcagcaagtccagaaactaatgtataaactgtttttaaataaaattcactttaatgtgcgATAGGACCACAGGACTAAAACGtggcataaaaaaatattttctcaattcaaataagtagcaacttggacccagaaacagtattccatatatTCCAGACTTGAAAAGCGGATTGTGCAAAATTAAATCCTGCTCTGCAGTATGAGCCAATTTAGTTCCCAAAATGGCATTTGTAGAACTAAATCTTTCCCAGTTCCTGCGTGCATACAAATAatcaatttttttcaaaatgggTACTTCCACAATTAGTTCTAGGAACTAGGAAAAAGTAAGTGCAAAAGCCCCTAAAGTGAACtttgattttaaaattaaatttcatGATATAAATTGCATTGAATGCGCACTAAAAAACTTCTAAACCACACTAcagaccagggatcaccaaattTGTTCCAgtaggtccggtgtcctgcagtttttctctccaaccctaatcaaactcacctgaacaagctaatcaaggtcttactaggtatacttgaaacacccatgcaggtgtgttgagggaagttggagccaaaccctgcagggcaccggacctccaggaacgagattggtgacccctgctataaaccatttgagtgtggtcatgtcattggcccttAAATATTCCCTGCTTTTTATCAAACTATTACATAActttaacaagaggcaattcaatcataaattgatgttaaaacagctattataAATCACTTATCAATATGtagctctttttggattctcggacactatacaaattaaaaatgtaaaacagaaaataagttaggacaattgtttttgtttacatccctcaaaatggtctagaCTTAGAAAAGTAAAAGCTCATTAGCTGTTCTTTCTGCTTCGCTTCTGGCTGCGAACAGGGATTTTTCCAGAGCGTGTCATCATGGGTGATGGAGTGGATGTTTTCCTTGTGGAAAGCTTGATAGGCTGCTTCTGGCCAGTGGCTTGCTGCATGTGCTCTGCTTCAGTTcctttcatgaaaaaaaaacaagcaaaacacttCACTAACTGTTACATTACAAGACACAATTCTGCTCAAGAGCCATCTAAATCCACCTTTTTCCAAAGTGCCATTGCACTCCCGACTCTTGGTGTTGAAAATAAATCGGTCAAGTTGGCAGCGCAGGAAGTCCCTCTCCTCCT containing:
- the ccdc106b gene encoding coiled-coil domain-containing protein 106b isoform 1 (isoform 1 is encoded by transcript variant 1); this encodes MFGCRFVNIRQVHVTDVIMTDAQRSTRSSRGLKNENGYEISIPFEDSNLDDSGFYSPNDHPFDESASGSIPPCSPYLLITSLRAQLQISLEKNSWLQKRIEDLEEERDFLRCQLDRFIFNTKSRECNGTLEKGTEAEHMQQATGQKQPIKLSTRKTSTPSPMMTRSGKIPVRSQKRSRKNSQEEEEEEEVIEEEEYIAEEDYVEEEQLITDDDGNISEDKTSRKSCTGRLSGQMRVKRRRVFRFARSMERQRVKDPAGVLLRYNKILVTYQKLKSMSRAFQVHGVDRNTVASTTPIAEMLLVAPEKLSEVGEFDSSKEKLLDYARRCYKALDEEAHAKVQTLKKTNLLLPISYRFRH
- the ccdc106b gene encoding coiled-coil domain-containing protein 106b isoform 2 (isoform 2 is encoded by transcript variant 2) — its product is MTDAQRSTRSSRGLKNENGYEISIPFEDSNLDDSGFYSPNDHPFDESASGSIPPCSPYLLITSLRAQLQISLEKNSWLQKRIEDLEEERDFLRCQLDRFIFNTKSRECNGTLEKGTEAEHMQQATGQKQPIKLSTRKTSTPSPMMTRSGKIPVRSQKRSRKNSQEEEEEEEVIEEEEYIAEEDYVEEEQLITDDDGNISEDKTSRKSCTGRLSGQMRVKRRRVFRFARSMERQRVKDPAGVLLRYNKILVTYQKLKSMSRAFQVHGVDRNTVASTTPIAEMLLVAPEKLSEVGEFDSSKEKLLDYARRCYKALDEEAHAKVQTLKKTNLLLPISYRFRH